The genomic region GTTGGAGTGCGCCATCGCCATCTGGAAGCGGTCGCCGGCGCGCGCCACCTGCCGCTCCATCCCCTCCAGCATGTCGATCACCACCTCCCACGCGTTCAGGCGCAGGATCTTGCGGCCGCCGCGGGTGAAGTGCGCGGCGAAGCGGGCGATCCGGCAGTCCAGGAACTCCTTCTCGGGCACGTGCAGCACCGACCAGAGCACGCGCACGTTCCCCTTCTTCAGCATGGGGAAGTCGGTGAGGCTGGCCAGCGGGTTGAAGGTGCGCCCCGACATGTAGTGCCGCCGCAGGTCGCGGTCGAAGAAGTACGCGTTCATCGCCGGGTGCGCGTGGATGTCGGTCAGCCCGGGCGACGGATCGGGCGCGGGGGCCGGCGGCTCGGCCCCGGCCGCGGCGCCGCCCATCGGCCGCGGGGCGGGCGCGCCCCACAGCCCGAAGCGCTCGCGCCAGTAGGCGGTCAGGAAGAGGTTGTTGGGATCCATCCGCTCGCGCAGCGCCAGGAAGTCGTCCCAGCGCGGATACTGCGCGCGGAAAAACGCCACCCACCCCTCGGGGTCGCCCTGCGGGATCACCGGCTGGTACTTCCCCCAGTGCAGCCGGAAGGGGACGCCCGCGTCGCGCAGCAGCCGCCAGAGCGCGGGCCAGAAGCTCTCCGCGGGGTTGGTCGGGTTCCCCTCGAACCAGTACGGGTCCACCCGCACCACCCCGTCCTTCCACTCGTCCGCCCCGTCGGTGTACGCCGGGTTCAGCCAGAACGGGCTGGGCGGCGACCCGTACAGCTCCCAGGTGTAGGTCCCGGTGCGGTCCAGCGCCTCGCGCGGGGTGGCGGCCCCCTCGAAGTAGCCGCGCAGCAGCACGGCCACTTCCCTGGCGCGCCCGATGGGGATCCAGCACTCGGTGAAGCCGGTGGGAACGAGGTCGTCGTCCGCCTCGTAGTCCATCGGCAGCCCGCGCCAAGCGTGGTCCTGGAAGGTCTCCGCCTTCCCCTTGTCCAGCGGCGCGAAGATCCCCAGCACCCGCACGAAGAGCCCGGGGAGGCGCCGCTCCAGCGACCCCGCGAACGGCCGGAGGAGGAGCGTCACCAGGCCGACGAGGAGCCGCGCGAGGAAGGCCACCACCGGCGCGATGAGCTTCCCCGCGGAGGCGCCCAGGCGGCGGCAGGCGGGGCGCAGCTTGCGGCGCGCGGCGCCCAGGTCGCGCAGGTTGCCCGTCACCGTGTAGAACACGCCGGCCAGGAACTGCGTCAGCACCGGGCTCTTCCCGAACTGCCGGTACGGCTTCGGCTTGAAGTGGGGATCGAAGGGGATGCGGTGCGCCTCCCACGTCTCCAGCCGCTCGCCTCCGCGCTGCGGCCACCACTCGACGCGCGCGTACTGCCGCGTCTTCAGCCACTCCTCCAGCGACGGCCGGCTCCCGTCGCCCGGGCCGAAGACGTCGACCGGGCAGGCGTCGTAGGTGGTCACGCGCTCCTCGCCCACGATGTGGAACGCGGGCTCGCACTGCAGGATGAGGGTGGAGACCACGCCCAGCAGCCCCATCGCCGGCGCCATGGCGAAGAAGGTGTCGGGGTCCGCGTCGTCGCGGGTGAATTCGTGCACGTCGCCGCGCCCGTCGATCACCCGGAAGCCGTAGAGGTTGTGCGTGGCCGAGAAGGTCAGCGACCCGCCCGCCGACCCCGTGGCGACGAACCCGCTCACCGTCTGGTGGGTGATGCCGCCCAGCGCGGAGAGCGACCATCCCCGCGCGAAGAGCGCGCGCAGCAGGCCCTGGCTCGCGCCCGCGGAGTGCGTGGGGTCCGACGGGTCCACGTCCAGGTGGATCCCCGCCTCGGCCTCGACCAGGCGGCGGGCCTCGTCGCGCACGCGCCAGCAGCGCAGCCGGTCCAGCATCACGTTGATGTGCGCGCCCCGGGGCGGCTCCTGGCGGCTGACGCGGTTCTCGCGGTCGGACAACGGGTCGGTGTAGAGCGCGCGCACCACCGAGTGCGCCGCGCCGCGCACCCGCAGCTGCAGCCCGTGCGCGTACGCGTGCCGCACCAGCGCAACCAGCTCGCGTTCGCTGGCGGGATGATGGTAGCCGTCCGGCTCCAGCTCGATGCCTTCGATGCTCATGGCCGTGCGGGGGCAAGGGTGGGCGGGCGAGGGGGATCGGGAGGGAGAAGCGGTTTCAGTGTGATGGCTTCGGGTCGAGCTCATGTGGCGGCGGACCTGGATAGTCCGCGGTGGAAGATGTCACGGCGGCGAGGAGATGGATGGCCGTCTCCTCTGATTTGGCGCGCTGGTGCTCTCCGGATGATCCGGCAATTCACGGCGAGCCGTCCGCCGCGGATCGACACGATCGCCGCGCCGCGTCAGGAGCTCGTCATCTCCCGCGCGGCGAGGAGGTAGCTGCGCACGAAGAACACGGCGAGCCCCACGTTCGCGATCCCCGCCAGCACGAAGCCGATGCGGCCCAGCGTGGTCATGTGGTCCGCCGCCAGCATCCACGAATGGTCAGCGAAGATCTCGCTCATCGGCATGCCCGCCACGATCGCCAGCCAGTACGGGCGCGACCGCCAGACGAACCACGCGACCAGGTGGAAGAGCGCGAAGGTGAGCCACACCACGCCCGTGCGCGTGAGGATGTGCTCCGGATCGACGCGGGGAACGCCGTGCGCCAGGCGGAACCACAGGTCCGGCCAGAGCAGCGCCAGCGCCGCCAGCCCCAGGTCTCCCACCACGGAGACCATCAGCAGCGTGGAGATCAGATTTCGGCGTGAGGGCGTCATGGCGCGGATCCGAGGTCACCGCGGGTGGGCCCGGCCGTTCGCGCGGGCGGTGAGGAATCTCAGGCGGGGTGGCGGAGCGGGAGCATCAAGATCTGCGGAAGAACGGCCAACGTGTCCGGCATCCGTCACGTTCTGCATGATAAAAACGGGCGGGACGGCGCACCATGCTTTTCGCGTGGTGCACCGTCCCGTGATCGCCCGTTCGCTCAGCACCAGGCCGTCAGCGGATCGCAGATGTGCGGACGGGTGGCGTCGGCGGCGGGGACCGCGCGCTCGCCGCGCATCTCCGCCGCGGCGAAGGACTGCACGCGCAGCGTCTCGACGTTCAGCGCCAGCTTCTTCATCTGATCACCTCGACGTTGGAGTTGGATGCGATGCGTCCTCAGCCGCCGACGATCACGCCGGCGACGACCGGCTGGTCCACCGCGTAGCACTCGCCCAAGCAGCTGTAGTGGCAGAGCGTGCGCGCGGTGCAGTCGGCCCCCTGGCAGGTCTTCCAGTCGGTCACGGTGATGAAGGCCGCCTCGCAGTCACCCGTGTCGCCCGAGCGCGCGTGCACGGTCCCGCGCGGCGAGCCGGACGACGCGGTGTTGAACGACTCCACCTGCAGCGCGTCGACGTCGAGCTTCATCTTGGCCATGCCCACCTCCCGGGGTGTGGGGGAACACGCACCCCGACGGGGCGGGCACCGGTGCGGCTCGTCCGTGCGGGGGCTCGACCCACGATGCGGGCAGACGATTCCGATGTCAACGAAAGCGTCCGAAGATGGGAGGGGATGGAACGCAAGGGCCGAAACGTCGCGCTACCCGGACTGCCAGCGGAGAACGGAGATGTCATTCCGAAGGCGCCGCACCGCCCTGTCCTTCCCTGCCGATCCGTGGCGCCTGAGGAATCTGTGGCCGGCTCCCGAGCCACAGGCCGCCCATCGCTCGGACGCATGCCGTGGATTCCTCGGGCACCACCTCTCACCGCACCGGCTGCCCCATCCCCAGGAGATTGCCCTCGCTGTCCCTGAACCACGCCCGGGTGATGATCTCTCGCTCGGCCAGCCGTGCTCCGGTCGAACGTCGACCGCACCGTTGCGCTCTCCCTCCTTCTCCCGCCTGCCGGTACGAAGGCTGCCAGCTGCCGTAAGCACCGCCAGCACGACTGCGATTACATCCACGGTGGCTCATGAAACGGCACTTCATCATAGTTCCCGGGCCCGACGGCCAGCCCGAGCTTCACCCGATGAAGCGTTGGCTGCACGCGCATCGCGCCGAGCTCCCCCCTGATTTCCCTCCTGATGGCACGTCGCACCAGCTCCGCGGAGCGCTTCGCCGGCTCGGCTGGATCGTGCGCGAAGGCGAGGAGGACGTGCGCGTCTACCGGCCGGGAGACCAGGCCGCCGCGCAAGCCGCCACGCCATTGCCGGCCACCACCCGCCAGAAAGCGGCGACGGCCCTCACGGGTGAGCGCACGTGGGTACGCGGACTCGTGCCGCAACTTCAGGCGGCACTCGGCGAGGCCGATCCCGCGCTGGAGGTCCGTGAGGGGTATCGGCTGCCGTACACGCGCCAGATCGTGAGCTACTACGGGGCGGAGCCGCACCACCAGACCGACATGCGCTACGAGACCGATCTCCTGATCGTGGAGCGGCTCTCCGGCGCATGGATTCCGCGCGTGGTCGTCGAGGCCAAGCTGGGCTCCGTCACCACGCACGACGCCATCACCTACAGCCAGAAGGCGGCCACCCACAAGCACGTGCATCCGTACCTCCGTTACGGGATCTTCCTCGGCCGGCGTGCTCACCACCCCCTCCCCGGCAGGCTCTTCCGCCACGGCACGCATTTCGACTTCATGCTGTCGTGGACGGGACTTGAGCCCAGCGCGGAGGAGTTCGAGCAGTTCAGAACCCTGTTGCTGGAAGAAGTCGATGCATCGCGCCTACTCCAGGACTTGATGTTCAACACCCGGAGGCGGGCTCGCGCGCGCTTCTCGTTTCTGCGGCGGCCCCTCGTCGTCCAGTAAAGACCACGGCCGTCCGCGCGAGTGCGAACGGCCGTCTCGTCGAGGGTGCCAGCGCGCAGGCTCCTACGGCCCGTCCTCCTCGGCCGGCTTCTCGCGGGCGGCGCGGGCGGCGGACGGGGTGCGGCTGACCAGCGCGTGGAGGAGCTGCTCGTCCGACTCGTAGAGATCGCGCCGGAACTGCACCGCGCCCGCATCGTCCACCCACGCGGTGCGGTAGAAGATGTAGACGGGGATCGGCGCGGCCAGCGCCACGCCGCGCTCCTTCTCCCGCCCGGCCACCGCCTCCACCGAATCGCGCGACCACCCGTTCCGCGCCAGCGCCCACATCGCCAGCTCGAGCGGCTTCTCCACCCGCACGCACCCGTGGCTGAACGCGCGCTCGTCGCGCTGGAAGAGCGACGGCGACGACGTGTCGTGCAGGTACACGTTGTAGGGGTTGGGGAAGAGGAACTTCACCTCGCCCAGCGGGTTGCGCGCGCCCGGCACCTGCCGGTAGCGCACGCCCGCGCCGTCGCGCACCGCCTCGATCCCCTCGCGCGCGAAGTACGACGGGTCGCGCCGCTGCCGCGGCAGCACCTCTCTGGCCAGGATGCTCGGGGGGATGTTCCAGTAGGGGTTGAAGACGACGGTGGTCATCGCCGCGCCGAAGATGGGCGTGCGCCAGTCGTCCTTCCCCGCGATCACCCGGCTCTCCAGCGCCACCTCCCCGTCCTCGATCGCGCGCAGCTCGAACGCGGGGATGAAGACCGCCACGAAGCGGTCGCCCAGCGCGGCGGGGAGCCAGCGCTCGCGCTCCAGCGACGCGCGCAGCTGCTCGACGCGCTTCTCGGCGGCGACGTTCAGCGCCGCGCGCGTCGCGGGCCCCACCACGCCGTCGTCGCTGTAGCCGAAGCGGCGCTGGAAACCCTTCACCACCTCCACCATCGCGCTGTCGTAGGTCACCACGCCCGCGTCGCCGGGGACCGCCGCTTCGGCCGCCAGCCGCGCGCGCAGCACGCCGATCTCGTCGCCCTCGTCGCCCGGGTGCAGCGTGCGGGTGGAGAGCGATGGCCATCCCCCCTGCTGCACCACCTGGCGATACCGCGCCAGCGCCTGCCGCAGCCGCCCGTACTGCGCCGTCTGCGGCCGTTGCGCCACCAGCGCGCCGGCGATGCGCCCGCTGCGCAGCGCCTGCGCGAGAGCCGCCGGCAGGTCGGCGTCGCGCCCGGGCGTGGTCCATGCGGGGTGGACGGCGCGCGGCGGCACGCGCCCGGCCACCAGGTCGTGCCCGATGGAGAGGAACGCGTCCGTGAGCAGCAGGTCCAGCTCGGCGCGGTCCTCCGGCGACAGCCGCCGCCGCCGCTCGTCGAGGAGGCGGCGGAGCGGGCGGGCATGGTAGTCGTCCGGCTCCAGCCCGTCGGAGGTGATCCCGTCCACGAACGCCGCCATCGCCCCCGCCACGGGGAGCGCCGCGGTCGGCGCGCTCCACGCCGGGCGGTACGCCGCCGACGCGTAGAACTGCCGGACGGCGGCGGGCGAATGCAGCTCCTCGCCGCCCGCGGAGAGCGTCCCCTGCCGCTCGACGCGCGCGCGGATCAGCACGCCCGCCGTGTCTCCCTGCGCGCGCGCCTCCCCGCCCCCGCCCACCATCGCGGCGATCACGAGCAGGGCGGCGGCGATGCGGCGCGCGCATCGCGCGTCGGCGGCGCTGCGTGTACCGGCTACGGTGTGGCTCATCGTCTCGGTGGGTGGATGGGGCGGCGGGGCGGGATGGGCAGCGGGTCCTCTCCCGATCAGCCCTCTGGAAGGATGCTCACGGGGTCGCCGCATGGCTGTGGGGGGATCGCTGCAGCCGCTGTCGGCAAGGAAATGTACGACAAAGGGGGAGATGGGAAAAAGCCGCGCCGATCCGCCTCTCGCCCCATTGGACAAAATGGTACGTCGGGGGATGTCGATCCGTCCGAAACTCGTTCGTCGCCCCTGTAGAAGTCGGGGAGACGGGCACCGGTCACGACGACCGGACCGCCGGCCGAGAACCCAGGGAACGGAGAGACGACGATGTCGACGATGACGCTGACCCGGCGCGAGCGGAAGATAAACGCGATCCTGTGGACGGTGCAGGTGCTGCTGGCGGCGCTCTTCCTGTTCGCCGGCGGGATGAAGCTGGTGGCGCCCCCCGAGATGCTGAAGGGCCCGGGGATCCAGTTCCCGCTGGAGTTCCTCCGCTTCATCGGCGTGTGCGAGTTCGCAGGCGGGCTCGGGCTGATCCTTCCCGGCCTGCTGCGCATCCGCACCGGCCTGACGCCGCTGGCCGCCGCGGGGCTGGTGATCATCATGATCGGCGCGGTGTCCACCACGCTGATCGGCGGGCTGGGCGCGGCGGGCGCGACCGTCCCGTTCGTCACCGGCGTCCTGGCCGCCTCGGTGGCGTACGGCCGCACGCGCCGGGTGCCGCTGCGCACCTCGCCGCGCCGCCGCCTGGCCCTCCAGCCGGCCGCCTGATCTCCCGGATCTGCAAAACAGACAGGCTCACGCAAAGTCAGCAGGGTCAGCAGAGAGACCAGCGTCAGTTCTCTGCTGACCCTGCTTGCCTTGGCCTTTGCGCTCGGAATTCTGTCGCCCAACTGCCGCACGCCCCGATGGTCGCGCGATGTTGACGCGCCCAGCCGGAGGCGTGGGAGAACACAAGCGTTCGTCTGAATACGTGGGCGATCTGGCAGATGAATCCAAGAAAAAATTGAATTCCGAATTGCAGCAGGAGGCGTTCGTGCGTATATTAATCGCCCCTTTAGAGAAGATCTATACAACCGCGCGCGAGGCCGTCACAATGCGCATCTCACGGAAGATCATCCTCCTCGCCACCCTCTCGGCGGCTCTCGCCGCCTGCTCGGACACGACGCCGAACCCGGTTACACCACAATCGCAAGTCATGAGGCGCCCGAGCTTTACGCACTCGGATGCAGGACGGACAGCCTATACATACATCGAGGTGAAGAAAAACGGCCGGGCGAAGTTGTACCGGGTGAAGATCAAGAGGGGCACAAGATCGATCGAGTTCGAAACGGTCGCTGAGGAGACGAACACGACCAGTTCCGTGGGATCGACCTGCGATGACCCCACTCTGCCTGGCTGTGAGACCAACCCGGAAGATCCAAGTGGGAGCACCGGCATCATTACAGGCGAACTGGATATTGATGGCATTGTCACGGACACGGTCGATACAGGCCTGCCATGGAATCCGTCTTATAGCAGTGCCGGTTGGGATGGGACAGGATTCCACTGTAAGAGCACGATCGACGGTATGCATTTCAACTGGAAAAATCACTATTTCGAAACCGAAGGCGAAAGTCAGTACATGGGCAGGATT from Longimicrobium sp. harbors:
- a CDS encoding DoxX family protein; this translates as MSTMTLTRRERKINAILWTVQVLLAALFLFAGGMKLVAPPEMLKGPGIQFPLEFLRFIGVCEFAGGLGLILPGLLRIRTGLTPLAAAGLVIIMIGAVSTTLIGGLGAAGATVPFVTGVLAASVAYGRTRRVPLRTSPRRRLALQPAA
- a CDS encoding L,D-transpeptidase family protein, with the translated sequence MSHTVAGTRSAADARCARRIAAALLVIAAMVGGGGEARAQGDTAGVLIRARVERQGTLSAGGEELHSPAAVRQFYASAAYRPAWSAPTAALPVAGAMAAFVDGITSDGLEPDDYHARPLRRLLDERRRRLSPEDRAELDLLLTDAFLSIGHDLVAGRVPPRAVHPAWTTPGRDADLPAALAQALRSGRIAGALVAQRPQTAQYGRLRQALARYRQVVQQGGWPSLSTRTLHPGDEGDEIGVLRARLAAEAAVPGDAGVVTYDSAMVEVVKGFQRRFGYSDDGVVGPATRAALNVAAEKRVEQLRASLERERWLPAALGDRFVAVFIPAFELRAIEDGEVALESRVIAGKDDWRTPIFGAAMTTVVFNPYWNIPPSILAREVLPRQRRDPSYFAREGIEAVRDGAGVRYRQVPGARNPLGEVKFLFPNPYNVYLHDTSSPSLFQRDERAFSHGCVRVEKPLELAMWALARNGWSRDSVEAVAGREKERGVALAAPIPVYIFYRTAWVDDAGAVQFRRDLYESDEQLLHALVSRTPSAARAAREKPAEEDGP
- a CDS encoding membrane dipeptidase encodes the protein MSIEGIELEPDGYHHPASERELVALVRHAYAHGLQLRVRGAAHSVVRALYTDPLSDRENRVSRQEPPRGAHINVMLDRLRCWRVRDEARRLVEAEAGIHLDVDPSDPTHSAGASQGLLRALFARGWSLSALGGITHQTVSGFVATGSAGGSLTFSATHNLYGFRVIDGRGDVHEFTRDDADPDTFFAMAPAMGLLGVVSTLILQCEPAFHIVGEERVTTYDACPVDVFGPGDGSRPSLEEWLKTRQYARVEWWPQRGGERLETWEAHRIPFDPHFKPKPYRQFGKSPVLTQFLAGVFYTVTGNLRDLGAARRKLRPACRRLGASAGKLIAPVVAFLARLLVGLVTLLLRPFAGSLERRLPGLFVRVLGIFAPLDKGKAETFQDHAWRGLPMDYEADDDLVPTGFTECWIPIGRAREVAVLLRGYFEGAATPREALDRTGTYTWELYGSPPSPFWLNPAYTDGADEWKDGVVRVDPYWFEGNPTNPAESFWPALWRLLRDAGVPFRLHWGKYQPVIPQGDPEGWVAFFRAQYPRWDDFLALRERMDPNNLFLTAYWRERFGLWGAPAPRPMGGAAAGAEPPAPAPDPSPGLTDIHAHPAMNAYFFDRDLRRHYMSGRTFNPLASLTDFPMLKKGNVRVLWSVLHVPEKEFLDCRIARFAAHFTRGGRKILRLNAWEVVIDMLEGMERQVARAGDRFQMAMAHSNAELDAVVASGRRAFVHTVEGGHVLGAGLAPHDIAGRLARLEELASRGVASLTLTHIFPTELAGHVEAIEEALHQLPLCSLDTKVDDCRGLSVIGEAVVRKMMELKMVPDLTHCTRAARRQVFQIVENKVPLVVTHTGVQALNPVSYNLIREEVQAIAATGGLVGVIFMPHWLDRHDPKKGLDVIWRTMSKLAEWGGGWGVVAIGTDFDGLTDPPDDVDNASKLPRVVDMLHRNLSTADADAVLGGNARRVLRLGWR